The [Clostridium] celerecrescens 18A genomic sequence CCTGCTGCTTTTAAGTCAGAAAAGCTCTCATTCATAATGCATATAATATTGACCGGAGTTATCTTTTCTTCACTTTCCACATCAACATCTCCGGCTGAAGCCAGAAGAACCTGATTGTCCTCTTTTACAGTATCATAAATCTGTTTTACCTTTGCATAGCTGTAACCCTTTGGTTTTTTCTTCACTGCATAATTAAAGGAGACAGCCGTTGAAAGCACATATCCATATTCCTGATAGGTCTCATTGACTTCCCACATATTAATTTCCAGGCCTTTATACGGGATCAGGCATGAATAAAACCATAAAATAAAGCTAAGGACAACACCGGTACCTCCACCGGCAAAGACAAGACGTTTATTCCTGCCCCTTACCCTTATAGGAAATAACAAGGCAAAGAGACAGATTACCTGGACTCCCAGACAAGCAAGGTACATTTCCTTTGTGAAGACAAATTCATAATTTCCTGCCACACTCATTGCAGTGCGCAAGGCCAAAACATCCCATATCATAATAGGCCTTCCCCGAAAGCCTGTAACCAGATATTCTGCTACAGAAACAATATAGAGAAAAACCGTTGTGAGCGGGATCCCTATCCTGGTACTGCCGCTGACAGCGAACACTGCAAGATATATTAAGTAGATCCAGCCTATATTTAAAACAGCCATGGTCAGGGGAATGGTCAGCAAATTGCCAGTCACATATTCAAATAGAATATAAGATGCGCAGGGAATCAAAAGCATAATGGCAGTGGTTATAAACATCCCTGCGATTTTACACCACTTATGTAGTCGTTCTCTTATCACTTAAAACATCCTCTTTTTCCATTATAGAATAATTAAATGGTATCACAAAGCAGCTTTGACAGCAATATACAATTTATGACAATCGTTCTATATTGTGCCGTCTTTCTTTGCGGGAAGCACTTTCTGACATCCTCATTATAAGACAGATGAGGGAACTTTATTGTATTATTATTTGACAGAAAATACTTCCTTTCATGATATTCCCTCAATTCTTTTTTATTACATAATTCTAACAAAAATGCTGCCAGTTATCAATTGATTTATTTATATAAATCATCCGGATAAAAACAGAAAGAGCCAAGCCCTTATTCATAAAGTGCTTAGCTCTCAATTGCATAGCGTTTTTAGTATTTTATAAATTTTTCGGCCCAAAGCCCATGGGCAGCAGTTCCTTTAAATAAAATATCTTATACTCTTCTCTTTCTGCCGCTAATATGATCTGAAATGTTTCCGGGTCGCAGAATTCCATCATTACCTGGCGGCAGACTCCGCAAGGGGCTGTAAGCCCTGTAGGGATCCCCTCTTTTCCTCCAACGATGCAGATTGCTTTAAATTCCTTTTCCCCCTGGCTGACCGCCTTAAAAAATGCCGTGCGTTCCGCGCAGTTGCTTGGAGTATAGGCTGCATTTTCGATATTGCAGCCCTGATACAAAGTGCCTTCAGCTGATAAAAGCGCCGCTCCCACCTTAAATCCTGAATATGGAGCATATGCTTTTCCCATAGCCTCAAATGCCTGATCAATCATTTCCTTTACAGGAAGCTCTGTTCCGGCCAAAGCCCCGCTCTGGCAAACACCTTCCATTGTTTCTTCTTTCATTACCAACCTCCTGGCCACCACCCTCTCCCAAAATCGGAGCCATGTTTTTTCTGTAATCTACAATTCCAGGGCGATTTCTATCATTTTTCCAAATCCAAGCTGCCTCTCCTCTGCGCTCAGCTTTTCATCGCCATAAACAAGATCGGAAATCGTCAGCATACAGAGAGCCTTTTTGCGGGCTGCTGCTGCATTCATATATAAAGCCGCTGTTTCCATCTCAACAGCCAGAACTCCCATATTGCGCCACTTGTCATTAACCCCGCTGTCAGCATTATAAAATATATCGCTGGACAGCACATTGCCCACAACCGCTTTCGTTCCCTGCTTTCCGGCCGCTTCTACCGCTTTGGCCAGGAGCTCATAATCAGCAATAGACGCAAATGTACCCGGAAGCCCATACTGGTAAGCATAATTGGAATCCGTACAGGCTCCCATGGCGATCACTACATCCATAAGCTCTACCTTATCCTGCAGGGAGCCAGCAGAACCGATGCGGATAATCTGGTCCACATCATAAAAATGATACAGCTCATAAGAATATATTCCCATGGACGGCATTCCCATTCCGCCCCCCATAACGGAAAGTTCTTTCCCCTTATAGGTTCCGGTAAATCCAAGCATGTTCCGGACCGATGTTACCTGAACCGGATTTTCCAGATACGTTTCCGCAATATACTTTGCCCGTAAAGGATCCCCCGGCATCAAAACTGTTTTTGCTATTTCACCTTTTTTTGCCCCATTATGGGGAGTTGGTGTCATCTCCATTTGATCTCCTCCTTTTTTATGATTCATCCTGTTGTATCATAAGACGAATGGCTTCTACTGCCGTTCGTATGGCCCCATCCGTATCATGGACAATCGGATTTTCAAGACCAAGTCTTGCCCGTTCCTGGTTCGCTAATACAAGGAATATGGAACCGACCCTCACCTTAAGCGCACTGGCTGCTACAAACAGAGCCGCGGATTCCATCTCCGAAGCCTTGCAGCCCAGCTTCATCCAGGCCTCCCATTTGTTTAACAGTTCAAAGGATACTGGCTTTGTTTCCGGAGAATGCTGTCCATAAAAGGAATCCTTACACTGGACAACTCCTACATGGCAGGTCTTATCCAGGGCCTTTGCCGCAGCAGCCAGGGCGCCTGTCACTTTAAAATCCGGGACTGCCGGAAACTCAATGGGCGCATATTCCCGGCTGGTGCCTTCCATGCGGATGGCTCCGTTTGCAATGACTAAATCCCCGCTTTTTACCTCCACATCCATTCCGCCGCAAGTACCGACACGGATGAAAGTGTCTGCACCAGACATCACCAGTTCCTCCAGGGCAATCGCCGCCGAAGGACCGCCGATGCCCGTAGATGTGACGCTGACTAACTTACCGTCTATCGTACCGGTATAGGTCACGTACTCCCTGCTGTCCGCGATCAGTCTGGGATTGTCAAAATACTTTGCAATAAGGGCACAGCGCTTGGGGTCTCCGGGCAGAATGACATATCTGCCCACATCCCCTTTCCCAACCTGGAGGTGATACTGCTTTCCTTCTGTTTCTGAATAATTTGTCATACTTAATCCACCCTTCTCTATATCTCATTCTCATCAATTTTTTCTGCAACCACCGCCTTAATCCGCCGGTACTGCTCTTCATCGATAATAATGGTCCTTCCTTCCCGGGAAATATACCCTTTCTCCTCCATCTGGCTGACGCACCGGTTCACGGTCTTTATGCAAAGACCGGTACTGTTTGATAAATCTTTTCTTGCAAGCTGTATGCGGCAGGTCCCTCGGTGGGATGATTTCCGGTAAATCTCCATAAAGAGCAGGAATAGTCTGTCGCTTCCCTGTAAAAATAAAAACAGACGTTCCTTCCTTACCTGCTCTAAAAGATAGACGCCCATGGCCTTTACCTGTTCTAAAACCGCATGGATATCTGAAAGCATCCAGCGGCTGAACTGGTCCTTGGATACACAGAGAAACCGGCAGTCCGTTTCTGTCACCAGAGTCGTCCGGTACAGCTCAAAGCCCATGAGAAATTCCATGGCTCCAAACACCTCCACCGGATAGAATCTGGTATAGTCGTAGGCGATTTCCTGAACCCGGTAATCCGTAGCCTTTACAACACCTTCCACCAGAATATAAATGGTATCCACGGTTTCATTTTCATGAATAAAGGTGGTGCCCTTTTTCAGGTTTACTATCTTAAAGGCTTCCAGGAGCCATTTAGGCGCATTGGCCAGATAATTATTTAAATATTCCCGCGGCTCACTGTGAAGTTCATTGATTAAAGACATAGCATCGTTCACGATCTTGCTCCTTTACGTTTCTTTCTCTTTGATTTCATCATATCATATTTATGATCCGCCGGGAATCATTACTTGCCTCTAAGCTCTTACCTTGCATCCTTTTCGTATGGCTGCCCGCTTGCTTTCGGTGCAGAGGATTTCCCCACAAACAGGATCAGGATCACGATAGTAATGAGATACGGAAGCATTGCCAGAATGGACGAAGGAACCGCAAATCTTCCCCCTCCCAGAGTGACGGTAAGGGCCTGGGCTGCTCCGAATAACAGGCAGGCACCATAAGCCCCGTGAGGAGTCCATTTTCCAAAAATCACGGCTGCCAGTGCAATAAATCCCTGTCCGCTGATCGCGGTAGGCGTAAATTGAGGGATGATGGCCAGGGTCATGGACGCACCGCCCAGTCCGGCTAAAATGCCCGAAACCAGCACACAGATATACCTGATTTTATAAACGTTGAGTCCCATGGTATCCGCTGCTGCCGGATGCTCTCCAACTGCCCGGATATGAAGCCCCCACTTTGTTTTATATAGAAAGAACCAGATAAAAACAGCCAGTACAAACGCGATGACAACGGTCACATCCACATTTAAATTCTGAAACGCCTTTGAGTTTAAGCTCCCAAACACCTTTGGAATCTTATGAGGCACCGGGAGCGACATGGTGGCACCGTCAAAAAGCAGGCGGCAGACAAACAGAGCCACACCAGGTCCGATCAAATTGATGGCAATACCGGATATCGTCTGGTCCGCCTTACATGTAATCGACGCAAAGGCATGGAGAAGAGCAATAACACCTCCTGCCAGACCGGCTGCAAAAAATCCTACCCAGGCACTTCCTGAATAATAACCCACAGTAGCCCCTGTAACTGCTCCGATGGTCATCATTCCTTCAATACCGATATTGGTAACGCCGGACCGCTCCGACACCACTCCCCCCAATGCTGCAAATACCAAAGGGGTGGAATACATAAGTGTAATGCCTACGAATAGCATCAGACTGTTAAGCATGTTTCTTACCTCCCTTCGAAAAACGGTCCACCAGCGGCGGAATGATACGGGTCAGCGCCACGAAAAAAACGATGACACCAATGACGATGTTGATAATTTCTGACGGAGCACCCACTTCGTACTGCAAAGACTGGCCGCCATATATTAAACCTCCAAACAGCAGCCCTGCAAAAATACAGCCGATTGGTGAACTGGCCGCGATCAGACAAACGGATAATCCGTTAAAGCCCGTGTTTTCAAAGGCTGCCAATGTGGCAATGCCATGAGGAGAATTTCCGGTGATATAAAGAGATGCAGCCAGCCCGCAGATCGCGCCGGATATAAGCATGGAGTGCAGGATGTTTCTGTTTACATAGATTCCAGAAAATTCCGCTGCGCTCTTATTAAAGCCTACCGCTCTCAGTTCAAATCCCTTAGCTGTTTTATATAGAAGGAACCAGATAAACACAGCCAGAATGACTGCAATAATGATTCCAACGTTTACATCTGTTTTCAAAACGGTGCTGCGAAGAAATTCGTTCTGTGCAAGGGCCGCTTTTCCCGCCTCTGTTGTCTTGTAATTTCCCAGAATCATCGTATAACCGGAACGGTTGATCGGGTACGTTCCAATGGTATCCGGCTTATGGAACCGGTTTAAGGAGCATACATAATTAGAGAAATAAAGCGCAATCCAGTTAAGCATGATACTGGTAAGAACCTCATGAATGCCAAACTTCGCCTTTAAGAAACCTGCAATCCCTCCATACACTGCCCCGGCTGCCACACCAGCAAGGACAACGAGAGGAATCTGGATCACCGGAGGAAAATCAAACAGAATGCCGACCACGGTAGATGCCACACATCCCATAATAAACTGTCCTTCGGCTCCGATGTTAAAAAGTCCGGTCTTAAACGCAAATGCAACGCCGATTCCCGTGAGAATGATAGGCGTACTTTTGATGATAACATTGGAAATGTGTTTCGGACTGGAAAAGACTCCGTCAAACAAGACGGCTAGTGAATGAACCGGCGGATACCCCGCCGCCGCTAGTATAATCCCCGCTACGATAAAACCAAAGAAAACAGCGATCAATGTCATTGTTAATGGTTTTTTTAATATCTTTATCGCTTTATCCATGATTCTTTCCTCCTGCCATTAATAGACCAATCGTATTTTCATCTACGGTTCCCTGCTGAAACGTATCTTGAATTTTTCCGTCGTAAATAACCGCTATGGTATCGGAAACATTCATAACCTCGTCCAGTTCAAAAGAGATCAAGAGCACCGCTTTTCCTTTATCCCTTTCACGGATCAGGGTCTTATGCACAGTTTCAATGGCTCCTACGTCAAGTCCTCTGGTCGGCTGTACCGCAATCAGTATATCCGGATTCATGGCGACTTCACGTCCGATGATAACCTTCTGCTGATTTCCGCCTGAAAGCTCCCCTACCCTTCTGGAACCGCAGTCATCCGGCCGGACATCATACGCCTTGATGAGGGTTTGGGTAAACTCTTCCATTTTCTTTTTATTTAAGATTCCTTTTCTGGAAAATGGTTCTTTGCGGCAGCGTTCCAATACCGCGTTCTCATTTACAGTGAAGTCAAGGACAAGGCCCCTTTTCTGCCGGTCCTCAGGAATGATGCTGACGCCGCTGTCTATGACCGTCCTTGGATTTGTGTTGATGATAGGTTTCCCACAAACCGTAATGCTTCCCCTTTCTGCCGGAACCAGGCTGCTGATCGCTTCCACCAGCTCCTTCTGCCCGTTTCCGTCAATACCGGCGATTCCCACGATTTCTCCCTTACGGACCTTTAAGTTTAAACCCTTTACTGCATCAAGCTTTCTCTCATTTTTCACAACAAGGTCTTTGATTTCTAATACCGTTTCTCCCGGCTTTGCCGAAGTCTTATCCACCACCAGCTTTACTTCATGGCCCACCATCAGCGCAGCCAGCTCTTGTCCGGAAACCTTCTCTACCGGAACCGTATCAATGTATTCGCCGCGGCGGATGATGGTACAGGTATCGGAAGATGCTTTAATTTCCTTTAATTTATGAGTGATGATGATAATCGCCTTTCCGTCATCTACCAGATTGTGCATGATGGAGAGAAGATCTTCAATTTCCTGAGGGGTCAAAACGGCGGTAGGCTCATCAAGGATTAATAGTTCCGCTCCCCGGTACAACGCTTTTAATATTTCAACCCTCTGCTGCATACCAACGGAAATATCACAGATTCTGGCATCCGGGTCTACTTCCAGCCCGTATTTTTCCACGATATCTAATATCTGTTTCCTGGCCTTCTTCATATCTACAATACCTGCGCGGGAGGTAGTCTCATTTCCTAAAATAATATTCTGTGTGACCGTGAAATCCTCCACCAGCATAAAATGCTGATGAACCATGCCGATGCCGTTTGCTATGGCCACATTAGGATTTTTTATGTCCACCTTTTTCCCATTGATAAAGATTTCTCCCTCATCGGCCTGATACAATCCGTACAGTACATTCATCAGCGTCGACTTCCCCGCACCGTTTTCACCCAGAAGAGAATGAATGCTGCCCTTCTTAACATCCAGACTCATATCCTTCAAAGCGTAAAATGCCCCGAACCTTTTTGTGATTCCGTGCATCTGGACCGCATAATCGCTGTTTCCCGTGACCATGTCAATGCTTTCTCCTTTCGGTTTTACACCGCAGGCTCTTTCGATCCCTGCGGTGTAAAATTTTTTCTCTTCTATTTAGCGATGAACGCTTCATATTCCTCTTTTGTGGTCGGCGGTGTCAGTTCACCGTTCTTAATTTTATCCTGCACCTTTAAGGTATCCTCATAAACACCTTCCGGCATGTTGCCATGCTCCTCAGGGATTCCCACACAGTCTTCCTGTAAGCCAAAGGTAAGGGTTTTACCACCAATCTCCTGGCCGTTCATTGCTTCTTCTGATACTTCCTGTAC encodes the following:
- a CDS encoding cytidine deaminase is translated as MKEETMEGVCQSGALAGTELPVKEMIDQAFEAMGKAYAPYSGFKVGAALLSAEGTLYQGCNIENAAYTPSNCAERTAFFKAVSQGEKEFKAICIVGGKEGIPTGLTAPCGVCRQVMMEFCDPETFQIILAAEREEYKIFYLKELLPMGFGPKNL
- the deoD gene encoding purine-nucleoside phosphorylase, whose translation is MEMTPTPHNGAKKGEIAKTVLMPGDPLRAKYIAETYLENPVQVTSVRNMLGFTGTYKGKELSVMGGGMGMPSMGIYSYELYHFYDVDQIIRIGSAGSLQDKVELMDVVIAMGACTDSNYAYQYGLPGTFASIADYELLAKAVEAAGKQGTKAVVGNVLSSDIFYNADSGVNDKWRNMGVLAVEMETAALYMNAAAARKKALCMLTISDLVYGDEKLSAEERQLGFGKMIEIALEL
- the udp gene encoding uridine phosphorylase, with amino-acid sequence MTNYSETEGKQYHLQVGKGDVGRYVILPGDPKRCALIAKYFDNPRLIADSREYVTYTGTIDGKLVSVTSTGIGGPSAAIALEELVMSGADTFIRVGTCGGMDVEVKSGDLVIANGAIRMEGTSREYAPIEFPAVPDFKVTGALAAAAKALDKTCHVGVVQCKDSFYGQHSPETKPVSFELLNKWEAWMKLGCKASEMESAALFVAASALKVRVGSIFLVLANQERARLGLENPIVHDTDGAIRTAVEAIRLMIQQDES
- a CDS encoding Crp/Fnr family transcriptional regulator, with amino-acid sequence MNDAMSLINELHSEPREYLNNYLANAPKWLLEAFKIVNLKKGTTFIHENETVDTIYILVEGVVKATDYRVQEIAYDYTRFYPVEVFGAMEFLMGFELYRTTLVTETDCRFLCVSKDQFSRWMLSDIHAVLEQVKAMGVYLLEQVRKERLFLFLQGSDRLFLLFMEIYRKSSHRGTCRIQLARKDLSNSTGLCIKTVNRCVSQMEEKGYISREGRTIIIDEEQYRRIKAVVAEKIDENEI
- a CDS encoding ABC transporter permease, coding for MLNSLMLFVGITLMYSTPLVFAALGGVVSERSGVTNIGIEGMMTIGAVTGATVGYYSGSAWVGFFAAGLAGGVIALLHAFASITCKADQTISGIAINLIGPGVALFVCRLLFDGATMSLPVPHKIPKVFGSLNSKAFQNLNVDVTVVIAFVLAVFIWFFLYKTKWGLHIRAVGEHPAAADTMGLNVYKIRYICVLVSGILAGLGGASMTLAIIPQFTPTAISGQGFIALAAVIFGKWTPHGAYGACLLFGAAQALTVTLGGGRFAVPSSILAMLPYLITIVILILFVGKSSAPKASGQPYEKDAR
- a CDS encoding ABC transporter permease: MDKAIKILKKPLTMTLIAVFFGFIVAGIILAAAGYPPVHSLAVLFDGVFSSPKHISNVIIKSTPIILTGIGVAFAFKTGLFNIGAEGQFIMGCVASTVVGILFDFPPVIQIPLVVLAGVAAGAVYGGIAGFLKAKFGIHEVLTSIMLNWIALYFSNYVCSLNRFHKPDTIGTYPINRSGYTMILGNYKTTEAGKAALAQNEFLRSTVLKTDVNVGIIIAVILAVFIWFLLYKTAKGFELRAVGFNKSAAEFSGIYVNRNILHSMLISGAICGLAASLYITGNSPHGIATLAAFENTGFNGLSVCLIAASSPIGCIFAGLLFGGLIYGGQSLQYEVGAPSEIINIVIGVIVFFVALTRIIPPLVDRFSKGGKKHA
- a CDS encoding ABC transporter ATP-binding protein; the protein is MVTGNSDYAVQMHGITKRFGAFYALKDMSLDVKKGSIHSLLGENGAGKSTLMNVLYGLYQADEGEIFINGKKVDIKNPNVAIANGIGMVHQHFMLVEDFTVTQNIILGNETTSRAGIVDMKKARKQILDIVEKYGLEVDPDARICDISVGMQQRVEILKALYRGAELLILDEPTAVLTPQEIEDLLSIMHNLVDDGKAIIIITHKLKEIKASSDTCTIIRRGEYIDTVPVEKVSGQELAALMVGHEVKLVVDKTSAKPGETVLEIKDLVVKNERKLDAVKGLNLKVRKGEIVGIAGIDGNGQKELVEAISSLVPAERGSITVCGKPIINTNPRTVIDSGVSIIPEDRQKRGLVLDFTVNENAVLERCRKEPFSRKGILNKKKMEEFTQTLIKAYDVRPDDCGSRRVGELSGGNQQKVIIGREVAMNPDILIAVQPTRGLDVGAIETVHKTLIRERDKGKAVLLISFELDEVMNVSDTIAVIYDGKIQDTFQQGTVDENTIGLLMAGGKNHG